Within the Medicago truncatula cultivar Jemalong A17 chromosome 4, MtrunA17r5.0-ANR, whole genome shotgun sequence genome, the region GCTCAATTTTACTTGGAGTAAATAAGAAATGCTATGCTACTACATTTGCAAAACTAATTTTAATGAGTAGGCTATCTGAAACTAATACCACTTCGATAATtccaatttcaaaattcaacaatgaAAACAGCACTTACACCAGGAGTTTTTCCAACTGACAGCCAACTGTAAATAACTTAAGTTTGTTTTCAGCTTTCATTTCATTGGTCGAAAAGTTATTAAACAGGATTGTAGTGATTCGGTGTCCTATTTTACAACCGTTTATTCTGGGCAACAGTATCTTCATTTATCATCCTCTCCATTTTTACTATTTggattttggagaaaaaaagaatttaaaaaagtataaaGTAATTAATGATAGCCAGACTCACTTGATGTTATGACCTAGAGTACTATCGTCAAGATTCTctccatttataatttttttcatttgttgcaatttggagagagatagacacatagaaaataataatgGTAGGATCCACTTAGTGATAGGATccaccacttatttttttttgtctatctctcttcaaattgtaacaaatggaaaaatttataaatggagaggatctttacccctattttatgtgtctatctctcttgAAATTGCATactctatttattttgttaaatgaaGAACCCCCATCTAGTTTCCATAGATTGTAAAATTGGAAATTTGGATGGCAAACAAGAAAGAAGGAATAATGGTGACAAAAGAAATTCTAATGAGGGGGTCTtttatcctttattttattttattttttttaggaataacCTCGTTGATCACTTGATCTCAATTACTTaattaacaatatattttttacaagttaattaacaatattttatgagtttttctatttacaccccatgtttttctggttacatccaaattttcttaaaatttttttataataccaaaattgcccttttatataaaaaattttaaaaccctaattttattcattgtcagtgagtttcaccctctttcaccccacaaagcgatggatcaaacaatttgatgttcaatatcaatctccatgaaaattaaagagtgaatcaaatttttttttcatccatactcaattggatataagtaagtgaatttcttcttctatttgctagtttcaattttttttccttcaactgcactgatgcactgtacaattacggttttaatttacattgacgaggttaacttaaattcagtttaagtaggttcatgtaaacttagtttacatgaacctacttaaactgagtttatatgaacctacttaaattgagttaacatgaacctacttaaactgagtttacatgaacatacttaaactgagtttacaaaatcgcagaactgtgaatcgcagaacaaggaaaacacaaaatcagaactgagaacccataacaagaaaaacacaatcgattgaagaacaacacttgctaacctgatttgcttcgaattttctttgaaatcatgaatggacgtgagaaagtatggttttgaaaatcttcgcagaacacaatcgatcgattggagaattatggttttggaagaagggttttggggtgtaaccaaaaaagaaggaatagactttttgaaaatcaaattttatgaaaggataatcttgtcattttggggtgcaaccatgattaactagggtgcaaggagaaaaactcatattttattgattaaatcagaattatatatcttttttgcaattttttaaaaacttgataaaaacacacacagTGAATGAATTATGATTGCCATTGGAATCCAACAATCTCTCTTGTCGTTTTTCTGTGAAGCGTCAATCATATATTCTCCTTTGTCAAATCAACGCCAACCACAggtaaaacagcttatttatttatagcTATTAGACAACCAACAACCATTTAGATTATATATGCTTCAAGGTTTTGTTGCTCATGGCTCAATTAGGATGAGCAGTATGTGACACACACTACTTAGGCAATGTTTCaaacacttatcatataagttcTTATgtatataacaaaagataaaataaaccCAAGATGTTTATAAGctgtaagttgttttcataagaaATCAggaagagcttatggaaataagctgcaAATAGTTTATGAATATGTCATGAGTTGTTTCCGTAAGCTCTCTCAACCAGTCTCACAAATGTTTATACCAAttaataagttaatccaaattcttgtacaatttttttatctttggttATGAATTTTGATGTCATAGGTTTCTGTCGTATGCCTTgttttttctatcattttaatattaatattatccTTTCATTTTGGATTCAATGGATGGTAGATCAATGGACTTGATTGCCAATGTACAAATCCTCGTAGTAATTTGAGTGACAATCATCTTAGTATTTCTGGATTATATTTCAAACTCAATAATAAGGATGTCATGCCAAAATCCAACTGGTAGAATTCAATTCGATTTCATAGATTTTAAGATTTGTTCCAAACAAGAGATTTTTgtgaaatatggttttagtaGTTATAATTAAACTACTAGTAGTGGTACTTCTTGCGTGAGCGTGATGATAATAGTATGATCAACATTTGCTTGTTTCTGATGTTTCTCTTCTGAATGCAGACAACCTTGCCTAATTGGTGATTTGGTAACGACCAAAAATGATTTTGGACAAGAAAAACATTGAGGAGACTCATTACGAGGTTCTCAATGTCAAGGAGGATGCAAATTACGAAGAAATCCGTGCTAGTTACCGAAGTGCTGCACTCAATTTACATCCTGATAAGCTATTGAAGACATCTGATGCATCCCGCAGTAACCAAACAACTTCAGAGAGATTTCTCAAAGTTCACAAGGCATGGGAAATTCTAAGCAATTCAACCTCTCGTTTAATTTATGACAAGGAACTAAAAAGTTCGAGGCGGGAGGATTTCTTGGCTTCTGAAGTTGCAGAAGAGTTAAGGTTACAGGATATGACTGTTGAAGATGCTGGTGAAACATTGGAATTGTTTTATCAGTGTCGATGTGGTGATTACTTCTCTGTAGACTCATTGGAATTGTAGAAAATGGGGTATTCCTTGTTGAGAGATGGAAACAGCATCAGCATTTCTATACTTATTGTTGATACTTCACCAGGATCAGTGATTCTTCCTTGTGGATCTTGTTCGTTGAAAGCTCGTCTTGTACTTAGTATGGATAACAATTgaaattattcatatttttggcatGATTGGTGACGATTACGATTACtagcagtttttttttatgaacatggCAAATTACTGATAGTTGCccatgattaaaaaaaatctcgGGCTGAAACCTGTAAGTGCCGTTTTCAATCTCGAATTTTGAATTTGGAAATTGATGAAATGATATTAGCTAGCCTACTCACTAAAATTAATTTGCAGTAGCATAGCATTTCTTATTTACTCCAAGAAAAATTGAGACtgacaatcaaaatcaattttatccaTCTCATAATGTTACGTTTAAGCTATATAACTTGAAAAAATTATGGCTTAAACTACAAGGATCTTGACTCCAAAAACAAAAGGCTGTGTTTGATAATTAATATTGTCCAATGTCTGCAGAAATATACATATGCAGATTTAAGAACCCAAGAACGCTTAGATGAGATGATATAAGTCTCTTCTAGCTTAACCGTGGTCTCAGGTTCAAACCCGAGCTTGGGCGTGCAGCATCGTTAAAATTCTTATGGAGAGTTTGCCGCCCATTTGGATCTCACAAGACTCGAGAGAATAGTTTCCGTGGTTGCCAAGTATTCATTGGTAATGGTATAGATTTCAAAAAGGATAATATTGTttacaatgcattattatacaCACAATCTATATGTAACCTGACGATTATTCTATACACTAAAATCTTCGTAAATCTGCAATGAATCATACAATTGTTTTCTTTAGTTCCAATAGTCTCGACCACCTTTTGTCGAAAGAAGCCTGACTTTGTCCACTTGTatctgaaaaacaaaacaactgtTGATcagtttttattgaatttttcgTTTTCAATGTTGGTTTGTTCTTGTTTTTCCTACATCCTTGTATTGCAATGACCTTCTCAAGTTTTCAAATAAGAAAAGTACTTACTTTGTATAGTACCCTCGGATTTTTTGCACAATTCCGAGCACGTAtcctgcaacaaaaaaaaatattatggggattcccaaaattcaaaattttgaaacataACTTGCAAAATCATGATTTGCATTTCTGCTAAGTGTACATTTACTGCAGAGTTTAGCCGGATGGCATCTTTTACAATAGAATCAAGATCAACTTCGTATCCGGGTCTGGTATATATCACCTGTATTATATGAGGAGCTGTGTTAGATTATTTAGTATGCTATGCTTTTCAATCATCCCATGACTAAAAATTTGGTATATGTATTTTATTGCTTCTTAAATATTTGTTATAAAGCTATATCCACTGAAAAAGACTATGCAACATTGATTACTTTTACAGTGCAGCATTTCCTGTACTCAAATATTGCCTAGGGACAACTGAATTGAATTCAAGTATATTAACAGATGCAATATAGTCTATGTTTTACTAGACAAAATtgggaaaggaaaagaaaaacctTTTATATATAAGTTGCTTATCACTaggcaaattcaaaattaatatgtgAATACAGCAAAACTTACTGCAAGTGTATATTTGATAGCATTTTCAGGTATTCTTTTGAAACACAAATGGTTTTtaacattctaaaaaataaagtaatttcaagtttctaaaatataaaatatttcaatttatgtcTATATGCTATgtgcagaagaaaaaaaatgaaactaatTGATTTGAGACTTACATAAGGGTCATCTCCAATTTCAGGTAGTGGCGTCTTACGTTTATCTCTATTTGTAGCCCTGAGAACCCATACGTTAAATTTTGCATCAATCTGGAACCATTAATGAAGAGACAGAGTCATCCACATATAATAGTTTTTCACATTGTAGATGATATCTTCAAGAGTACGTAAATTAGAAAATGTATTTactttattaattataaaaatgtcTTGCAAATTAGACAATAGAGATCAAATTCATGATGTCAAAGGATACTAAAGTACTACAATAAAATCATAATTAGTACTTTGTTTGTCTTTATATTCTGATGTTTGGTCGGGAGGTAAGTAAAATTTggttaaaaaatgttttacttAGAATTCGAACTCGggaaaatcataattaattttgattccacCTTATATTTATGTAGGAAAAATATATCTGTATTGTCTAGGTATGTGAGAAATCTAAACAAAGAAATTAATCATTATCAGTTCATAACTAATGAAATACCTGTCGGCAATATGGGGAAGAACAGTTGCTGCATTTTGAAGGGAAGGATGTGGTGATTCTTGCATCTACCGATAAGCCAAAGCTAGCATGCTGGCATTACCATTTACAAGTGTTGGCAAGTgactaaacaaataaatttcaaatagaAAGTGTATTAAGTTATTATTTTGATAGAGCATTTTGTTATAATCACAATTCTTGTTCTAAAAAAATGGCGATTagatatgttgatgatatcacCAATAAAATTCATTTGACCCGACTTATATACTTTTTAAGTCGTAGAATCTAGTGAATTTTAATCCTGAGATCATCAACATAACTCCATTATATTGGATTCAAACATGAGGGGATTTAAATTCGGTCAAGAACTGCTATGGACAAATTGAGATCTTTCTGATGAGGTTGTCCACTTATTCATAGTAGATTGGATTTTGAACCCTCACTTTCTTTGGTTACAATCACATTATAATTCTAGAATTTCTACTCACAAGTCAGGATAAAATATATGGATGAAACCACCTTTTGGACGCAGAGATTGATGACTACTTGTGCATTCTTACGTGGATCATCTTCAACTTCAATCAAATCCTGTAAATGTAGGTCTCGCAAAGATACAAGATAATCACTTGTCCATTCCCCGTTATATTTTCCATCAGCCGGTGATATTGTGATCAGACGGCGGGTTGCCCTATTTGTGTTCTTCCCAATCTTGATTTAATCACATAGAGGAAAccatattaaaaatgaaatttcaagACACTATTTGTATTGCAAAATTTACTATGAATATATGTTATGCACACAGCACAGCACATCAGCTCCACTTACTACTTATTAGCatttacaaattacaaaacTTCAATCTGATTGAACATTCTAAATGATATTTGATACAtttaagagagaagaaaaacaaaagagaaaacaaaataacttgCTTTTACTAGCACGGATATGAAAAATATTCCACTAAGGACTAAAAGTGGAGGAATGTGAAATTGTAAGGACAGAAGGCCAGATTGAACTTAcataacagggactaaaaacactatgAACTCTACTTGTGATCTTAACACAAAATCATGGATATAAGAAAAGGCATGCTAATATCACAGAATTAAAGTGAGAAGGGAGACTGTATATAGAATTACCAATGGAGAGTCCAAGTTGTCCTTTCTTTTGGTAGATGCAGTGATGGTTACACTACCACTAGTATTATTGTAAGTGTGAAACTGAGAGAGAAAACTGAAGGGTTTGGCCTTGGTAGCAGTGTGGCATGGATTGAATATTGAGCTGAAGCTTCTTTGGGATACCAAATTTCCAGATTTTGCCATATCTCAACTCACAATGAGCTCAAGATAACAATTTTGAAGTGTGTTGGATGGAACTTGGAATAAGTTGAGAAATCGGATATTTGAATGTTTCTATTTAATCTTATCTTCACGTGTGACTCTCATTCATCCTTACGTAGTTGTGTGGGGGAccatgaatgaaaattgagacaACACATTTACACATTTCTGACAACCTTTTTTTCACTTCGACTCAGAATGTTTTTCCATTTTTAActgcattgtttttttttacgtaaactgcattgtttttgttttatagttttgaaatcattcaaatacaagaataatttaatttgaCTAAGAAATATGTTTGGAGTTTAAAcgaattaaaaaacaaaaccatcaactcaaataataaataaaacatgaattcgaatttcatcaaatttagattttttttattaagaaatcaAATTTAGATTTCTAAATATATacaacaaataaacaaaatttcattCCTATTGTATAGTattccaaacaaacaaaaaaatatttaaaatcaaacaaactcaatttcattcataacAAGAATGTTAACAACCAATTTTATAAAGTTATATTATAATTGCCCTTCTGCTGCTCTGCATGTAGTgagaaaattatgaaaactaagCTCCATATTTATAAATGTGCATTATTCAATCAGTTTCTTTTAGATGAAATAAACATGTATCCTCCTATTGGAATGCACGTAAAACCTCACTTCGTGTGACCTGTAAAATACATGTTCCGAACTCAATCTGACTTGGTGCATATCCAGGAACAATTCTCTAATTTAATAATTGACATGACTAATGATATATCTTTCAGATATACATACTCAAGAAATTACTTTTGATACAAAATTGTGAAATAGAGAAGAAATATAAGAAACGCTTTGATCACAGATCATGTGTATTTCCCTTTATGTGTCTCTTCTGAGTAACTACTAACTAGGAACTTGGGCAAATATCGTTTTACCGAAaatgaaaaaccaaaaaatctaaCAAGATTTTGGCAATCCTTCATTCCATCTCCATTATGCCCTTGCGAACTTAGGTGACTCAAGTAAGTTTCTCCCTCATAAATAAAACGTAGCTGCTGCCATAGAAGAACACTCAACCCTATCATCATTGAAAAACTTGCAACAAATAGATAAATGAGAATAAACCCTCTAGCGGATAGAAGTTGCACAGATCTCATAAAGGCAAAAATAGTTTCTTTCACAATTCTCCAGGCTAGATTTTCAATAGTGGTCCCATGTATGCGTCCAATGGAATATGTCAATGGCGGCCACATATGAAAGCCAGCGTGTACAGACACTATAGAAATATAGATGGTGCTGAACAATCCTGAAATTAGGAATGCAATGAAGCTGCGGTGATTAGCTGCGCCAACACAGTTCCCGATCTGCCAAAGGATTACCAAACAATAACCAGATTAGGATTAAGataaaggaattttgaagatcTGTTGTACATTGTAACAACTTGACTATCGATAGTTTAATTTAAGGACTATGAACAAAACTACCAGTAGCTTAATTTAACACAGTTGATGGCCAATGAATAAAACTTTGAAtaatagataataataaataaatgtcattttcatGCCATACTCATGTTAACACAACATAGTCTATAAGTCTCTCATGATTACGGCCCAAACTCTATCACATGGACCCACAGTGTGGCAAGTTTACTCAAGGAAGGGTAAGGGAGTATCCGAAGGCACTTGAGGAAGCATGAGCTGGCAGTAGGTGAGACAATTATGGATTAACGAGTGACTAATTCTGTTAGGCTGAGGCAAGTGAATGAATAGTGGAAGGAGAGAATCTAGGAGGCATCCAAAAGAATTAGAATGTAATCTGTTGAACGGAGAGCATTTATCCCTCCATAGGAGCTTAGCTCTGTGGTAGTTGTGATTGTTAGATCCTTCTGTAAATTCCCCAAAAGTTCAACAATAGTCAGTCTCGTATTTCAATCCATTTTCTCTATTTTACTGCATCAATCTCTTTACTGTTTCTCCAAGTCCTAACAGCCACCATAATCCATCATTGATAACACTGTCTCCAACATGAACCAGCAAGAACCTAGAAACACTTATCGCCTGGTAGATGAGTAATAAAATTCTCTAAGGAGacacaaaattaaaagaaaatcataaatccTTCTTGCATTAGCTCtttttttcacataaaatttcaaaacattatTTAGATAGGATATTGTTTTCCGaatgtatatttaattattggtGAATGAGGAAAACAAATAGAGACTGGAACTAGGAGAAAGCAAAGAGACAATAGAAGAGGGTTTCATATCTCACTTCCTTCGAGCTATTCAAATTCAATACAGAAGAGTACAACCAAAAACCAGCAGAACACAACATTACCTATCATAGTCATCCACTGCATACTTAAAGAAATCATCTATAatttacacacacacaaaatgaGAGTGGTGATCACAGTATCACaccttgaaaattgaaatttatgtttCAAAGATGATGGAAGCTTACAAATGGGCAGTGGTGATCCATGTTCAGTATACATTTTCCACAAGAGCGGCAGTGATGAGTTCTGGGTGACTTGGGTCTCGAGCAGTAGTGACAGAAGGTATAATTTTCAAGGTCACCATTCCCTATAGTGGGGTAGCTTCCCCACACTAAGTTTGGTGGTGTGCCAGCACAACGAAAAGCTGAAAGGCTGAAAGAGGAAATGGTAGCTACAGCCAAGGTTACCGTAATGATAGAGTGGAAAATCCCAGAAAGACTGATAGAATAGACGACAGGATAAATTGCCCACACCCCGCCAACtgcacaaaattaaattaaattaaatatataagaacTGTGTAAAATAATGCAGAAGACGTCTCTAATCTCTTCATTGATAAACCTTTTAAAAATCAAGTTTCAATTTGAATGTACTAACCAAAATTATGACTCTAGTCTAGACAACCTTTTGACTGCATAAATTGAAAAGGAGGGAAAAAAGAATTCCGGTGAAACAGGAAGACAGCAAACAAAAGCCAAAAAGCAGCACGAACTAGGAACAACAGTGGCTTACAAATTATAAAGAGCATAAACATGATGACAATAGTAACAATGCATCGATCACGCAGTAGTCTCCATCTAAGGCCATTCTTGTCACATTTCTGTTTGCTCTGATCTGTTATGGCCCCACACCAGCCACATTTGAACACTGGTGCACGAGATGGAAGCAAAAGGTGCAGTCCACAACCCCAACATGTTGTCTCATAATTCTTGGTAGCCGTAGTTACATGTCGCTCCTAAATGCGACTTACATCAGCAACTAATACAAATTTTCAAACTGTGCAAAATAGTGCAAGAAATACAGTTCATGAAGTAACTTGTTTAGTATTGactaaacaaattaacaaaccATAACACCCAAGTACTATGAGGTAGCATACACTTTATTCTGTTTTGCTCTGTTAGATTCTCCTAATTTTATGAATACATCACAAACCCCTTATGGGGCACAACTCAACATTTACAAGAAGAACCACATTTCTaatgttttgacttttgatcAATCAGAATTTACAGCACGAATATATTCACAGAAAAATTAAGCACGTCACACGTTATCTAACATACGATA harbors:
- the LOC11439195 gene encoding DPH4 homolog codes for the protein MILDKKNIEETHYEVLNVKEDANYEEIRASYRSAALNLHPDKLLKTSDASRSNQTTSERFLKVHKAWEILSNSTSRLIYDKELKSSRREDFLASEVAEELRLQDMTVEDAGETLELFYQCRCGDYFSVDSLEL
- the LOC11439196 gene encoding large ribosomal RNA subunit accumulation protein YCED homolog 2, chloroplastic isoform X1: MAKSGNLVSQRSFSSIFNPCHTATKAKPFSFLSQFHTYNNTSGSVTITASTKRKDNLDSPLIGKNTNRATRRLITISPADGKYNGEWTSDYLVSLRDLHLQDLIEVEDDPRKNAQVVINLCVQKHASFGLSVDARITTSFPSKCSNCSSPYCRQIDAKFNVWVLRATNRDKRKTPLPEIGDDPYVIYTRPGYEVDLDSIVKDAIRLNSAVNDTCSELCKKSEGTIQNTSGQSQASFDKRWSRLLELKKTIV
- the LOC11439196 gene encoding large ribosomal RNA subunit accumulation protein YCED homolog 2, chloroplastic isoform X2 yields the protein MAKSGNLVSQRSFSSIFNPCHTATKAKPFSFLSQFHTYNNTSGSVTITASTKRKDNLDSPLIGKNTNRATRRLITISPADGKYNGEWTSDYLVSLRDLHLQDLIEVEDDPRKNAQVVINLCVQKIDAKFNVWVLRATNRDKRKTPLPEIGDDPYVIYTRPGYEVDLDSIVKDAIRLNSAVNDTCSELCKKSEGTIQNTSGQSQASFDKRWSRLLELKKTIV
- the LOC11441601 gene encoding protein S-acyltransferase 11, translating into MHSSTEELIPTTVGIIATPSNIFTASSTQERHVTTATKNYETTCWGCGLHLLLPSRAPVFKCGWCGAITDQSKQKCDKNGLRWRLLRDRCIVTIVIMFMLFIIFGGVWAIYPVVYSISLSGIFHSIITVTLAVATISSFSLSAFRCAGTPPNLVWGSYPTIGNGDLENYTFCHYCSRPKSPRTHHCRSCGKCILNMDHHCPFIGNCVGAANHRSFIAFLISGLFSTIYISIVSVHAGFHMWPPLTYSIGRIHGTTIENLAWRIVKETIFAFMRSVQLLSARGFILIYLFVASFSMMIGLSVLLWQQLRFIYEGETYLSHLSSQGHNGDGMKDCQNLVRFFGFSFSVKRYLPKFLVSSYSEETHKGKYT